In Cycloclasticus sp., a single genomic region encodes these proteins:
- a CDS encoding integrase arm-type DNA-binding domain-containing protein yields the protein MPLTNIKVKNAKPCIKPDGSATTKPYRLSDEKGLYLEVAPSGGKWWRLKYRINGKEKRLSLGVYPDVSLKNARERRDELRKQIANGIDPSHTRKAEKQSIGDQNSFEVVAHEWHTKFSANWTQDHAARTLTRIQKNAFPWIGNKNINDITAPELLTVLRRVESRGALETAHRINQICGQIFRYAIATGRAERDPAADLKGALPPTKTKHHASIIEPEKIGELMRAINGYSGSFIASTALKLSPLLFVRPGELRQAEWSEIDLEIAEWRIPPEKMKMRTLHIVPLSSQAVDLLEEIQPLTGRGKFVFPSTRTVTRPMSNNTITAALRRLGYTKKEMTAHGFRSMASTVLNEQGWNRDAIERQLAHSERDGVRAAYNYAQYMPERKKMMQAWADYLEKLTIGADIIPINRNKKI from the coding sequence ATGCCATTAACCAATATAAAAGTAAAGAACGCTAAGCCATGTATAAAACCAGACGGCAGTGCGACAACAAAACCTTACCGTCTGTCAGATGAAAAAGGTTTATATCTTGAAGTTGCCCCCAGTGGTGGAAAATGGTGGCGATTGAAGTACAGGATAAATGGCAAGGAAAAAAGGTTATCACTTGGTGTTTATCCTGACGTTAGTTTGAAAAATGCCAGAGAGCGTAGAGATGAACTTAGGAAACAAATTGCTAATGGAATAGACCCCTCTCACACGAGAAAAGCAGAAAAACAATCCATAGGTGATCAAAATAGCTTTGAAGTTGTCGCACATGAGTGGCACACAAAATTTAGCGCAAACTGGACACAGGACCATGCTGCTAGAACACTTACCAGAATTCAAAAAAATGCTTTTCCATGGATTGGTAATAAAAACATTAATGACATTACTGCTCCAGAGTTATTGACCGTTTTAAGAAGAGTTGAATCTCGAGGTGCATTAGAAACAGCTCATCGCATCAACCAAATTTGTGGTCAAATTTTTCGATATGCAATTGCAACGGGAAGAGCTGAACGTGATCCAGCGGCTGATCTCAAAGGCGCCCTACCACCAACTAAGACCAAACATCACGCTTCTATCATTGAACCTGAAAAAATTGGCGAGCTGATGCGTGCGATAAATGGGTATTCAGGTTCTTTCATAGCTTCAACAGCATTGAAACTATCTCCATTACTTTTTGTTCGCCCCGGTGAATTACGTCAGGCGGAATGGTCAGAGATTGATTTAGAAATTGCCGAATGGCGCATACCACCTGAAAAAATGAAAATGAGAACACTTCATATCGTACCCTTATCATCCCAAGCTGTTGACCTCTTGGAAGAAATACAACCATTAACAGGTAGAGGTAAATTCGTTTTCCCAAGCACTCGAACCGTAACACGACCAATGAGCAACAATACTATAACCGCAGCCTTAAGGCGGCTTGGATATACCAAAAAAGAAATGACAGCTCACGGCTTTAGAAGCATGGCCTCTACTGTCTTAAATGAACAGGGCTGGAATAGAGACGCAATAGAAAGACAACTTGCACACAGTGAAAGAGATGGCGTAAGAGCCGCTTATAACTATGCTCAATACATGCCTGAACGTAAAAAGATGATGCAAGCATGGGCTGACTATTTGGAAAAATTAACAATTGGTGCAGACATTATTCCTATAAATAGAAATAAAAAGATCTAG
- a CDS encoding DUF6387 family protein, which yields MYPESLQKYIPPEFDLAKYESAANMELTDWFENLWVRRGYRSIKTVEDEEQTQALKTLNQINISRGLVIDGPFYKIMYGIFGLDQTTQTSVVRDISYIDLFHKADLLKTDELAKLYVETSSFVTPMLDQDRYGKLTEPVRLNGSINEHSFAWLELDMDCSDSEINEAFSDWLKRSRQKQKAEKKPKRRDHKLKNLNKVTFRKWHDERVLAYIDLAMWNQLNGTDVTNNIYGKILFPDPRDIRSKEKKVEDTIQQYAQELTSPDFLKRVFKLLSDIDRKKTR from the coding sequence GTGTACCCAGAGAGTTTACAAAAATATATTCCACCAGAGTTTGATCTAGCCAAGTATGAGTCAGCAGCTAATATGGAGTTAACTGACTGGTTTGAAAACTTATGGGTAAGAAGAGGATACAGGTCCATTAAGACAGTAGAAGACGAAGAGCAAACACAAGCTTTAAAAACACTAAATCAAATAAATATTAGCCGTGGTTTAGTGATTGACGGCCCTTTCTACAAAATCATGTATGGAATATTTGGACTTGATCAAACCACACAAACATCAGTAGTTAGGGATATAAGTTATATAGATTTGTTTCATAAAGCCGATCTTCTTAAAACAGATGAATTAGCGAAGCTTTATGTTGAAACAAGTTCTTTTGTCACACCTATGCTTGATCAAGATCGGTATGGAAAATTAACTGAACCTGTCAGGCTTAACGGCTCGATAAATGAGCATAGTTTTGCTTGGTTAGAACTAGATATGGATTGCTCAGATAGTGAGATAAATGAAGCATTTTCTGATTGGTTGAAACGCTCTAGACAGAAACAAAAAGCCGAAAAAAAACCCAAAAGAAGAGATCATAAACTTAAGAATCTTAATAAGGTTACTTTTAGAAAATGGCACGATGAAAGAGTTCTTGCGTATATAGACTTGGCAATGTGGAACCAATTAAACGGTACTGATGTTACGAACAATATTTATGGGAAAATACTCTTCCCTGACCCAAGAGACATAAGGAGTAAAGAAAAAAAAGTCGAGGATACAATACAGCAGTATGCGCAGGAGTTAACATCACCTGACTTCTTAAAAAGAGTATTTAAACTATTATCTGATATAGACCGGAAGAAAACCAGGTAA
- a CDS encoding AlpA family transcriptional regulator → MSEQILKLPEVTKVTGLARSTIYKLISENNFPKQIKLTTFSSGWIKSEVDQWIDERIAFSRNMGAA, encoded by the coding sequence ATGTCCGAGCAAATACTAAAACTGCCAGAAGTTACAAAAGTAACTGGCTTAGCACGATCTACGATTTATAAACTCATCAGTGAAAATAATTTTCCAAAGCAAATCAAGCTAACTACATTTTCCAGTGGATGGATTAAATCCGAAGTAGACCAATGGATTGATGAACGCATCGCTTTTTCTCGCAACATGGGGGCAGCTTAA
- a CDS encoding replication endonuclease, which yields MNKNNIHPHDEAFVKEKLRLLPKPFRKNVLRDYGEIATKKGRTAANLYLLDIEEMVSTSIRHRLNKSSLNCDEDDLKKLSILKAKKCTELWYLAKSKDPRKLESPYKKVLIFIRKHGIEPIFLKENPTENDYRFLIRKSQDSSWWLRNLRKVQSRDIETMARVLNLISKHKEIYASDMSVFRRKKQKEQQKEYLEKMFATNELGDQFQLSELKEKSVSNPYIRKSELMVRCRGFEDYAKHAGHISLFLTMTCPSKYHRAYSKSGDASPNWNGARPIEGQEYLGHTWKRIRASFERSNIKPYGFRIAEPHHDGTPHWHLLLFVEPENKTQLLDIMKRYCFEEDGDEKGAIEHRFEIVEIDPKKGSATGYIAKYISKNIDGKDLDEGVYGENPIVAAERVETWASIWAIRQFQQIGGAQVSIWRELRRLETLVETEPVIEKARHAADTSDWSGYQEAMGGVICPRKERPIKLVYKDSVNISTGELKQNQYDEISAPKILGLQHKSARVITRKHEWKISKSL from the coding sequence ATGAATAAAAATAATATTCATCCACACGATGAAGCCTTTGTTAAAGAAAAACTTCGCTTACTTCCGAAACCTTTCAGGAAAAATGTTCTACGTGATTATGGGGAGATAGCCACTAAAAAGGGCCGCACAGCAGCCAACCTTTATTTACTTGATATTGAAGAAATGGTTTCAACTTCAATCAGACATCGCCTTAACAAATCATCATTAAACTGTGATGAAGATGACTTAAAGAAATTATCTATATTAAAAGCTAAAAAATGTACTGAGCTTTGGTATCTCGCAAAATCAAAAGACCCCAGAAAACTAGAATCTCCTTATAAGAAAGTTCTTATCTTTATTCGAAAACACGGTATAGAACCTATTTTTCTCAAAGAAAATCCGACCGAAAATGACTACAGATTTCTTATAAGAAAATCTCAAGATTCATCATGGTGGTTGCGTAACCTTAGAAAGGTGCAAAGCCGAGATATAGAAACAATGGCTAGGGTGCTAAACCTTATAAGCAAGCATAAAGAGATTTACGCCAGCGATATGAGTGTTTTTCGCCGTAAAAAACAAAAAGAACAGCAAAAAGAATATCTTGAAAAAATGTTTGCAACGAATGAGCTTGGCGATCAATTTCAATTAAGTGAACTTAAAGAAAAAAGCGTATCGAATCCTTACATACGAAAATCAGAATTGATGGTTCGGTGCAGAGGGTTTGAAGACTACGCAAAACATGCTGGGCATATTTCATTATTCCTTACTATGACCTGCCCTTCTAAATACCACCGAGCTTATAGCAAAAGCGGAGACGCTTCCCCAAACTGGAATGGAGCTAGACCTATTGAGGGCCAAGAGTATCTAGGCCATACATGGAAAAGGATTAGAGCTTCTTTCGAAAGAAGTAACATCAAGCCCTACGGCTTTAGAATTGCCGAACCTCACCATGATGGAACGCCCCACTGGCACTTATTGCTTTTTGTAGAACCAGAAAACAAAACTCAGCTTCTCGATATTATGAAACGTTACTGTTTTGAAGAAGATGGAGACGAAAAAGGAGCTATTGAGCATCGGTTTGAAATCGTTGAAATAGACCCTAAGAAAGGCAGCGCCACAGGCTATATAGCGAAATACATATCGAAGAATATTGATGGAAAAGATTTAGATGAAGGCGTGTATGGAGAAAACCCAATAGTTGCAGCCGAACGCGTTGAAACATGGGCCTCAATATGGGCTATTAGGCAGTTTCAGCAAATTGGAGGTGCTCAGGTTAGCATTTGGAGAGAGCTTCGACGGCTTGAAACCTTAGTAGAAACTGAACCTGTTATTGAGAAAGCAAGACATGCCGCAGACACATCTGATTGGTCAGGCTATCAAGAGGCCATGGGTGGCGTTATATGCCCAAGAAAAGAACGGCCTATTAAGCTTGTGTATAAAGACAGTGTGAACATCTCTACAGGCGAATTAAAGCAGAACCAATACGATGAAATCAGCGCCCCTAAGATCTTAGGGCTTCAACATAAATCTGCCCGCGTTATCACTCGCAAACATGAGTGGAAAATTTCTAAATCTCTATGA